The genomic interval ACGGCGTGGTCCGGCAACCACGTGCATCAGCTGGAGCGCATGCTGTCCGGCATCCAGCTCCTCGGCGGCGGCGAGCTGCTGCTGCCTGGCGAGATGCGGCTGGCGCCGGATGCCCACTACCGCAGCCCCTGGGTGTACGGGTTCTACGGTGACGGTCTCGACGCCGCTGCGCGGCGCGCGCATCGGATGCTGCGGGCGCGCCCCCAGCATCCGACCAGGCCCCGCCCGATCACCCTCAACACCTGGGAGGCGGTCTACTTCGACCACGACGAGAAGGCACTCACCGATCTGGCCGATCTTGCCGCCGATATCGGCGTCGAGCGCTTCGTGCTCGACGACGGCTGGTTCGGCGCGCGCCGCGGCGACACGGCGGGTCTCGGCGACTGGACCGTCTCGAAGGACGCCTGGCCGCACGGGCTCGGCCCGCTCATCCAGCACGTCCGCGGCCTCGGCATGGAGTTCGGGCTGTGGGTCGAGCCCGAGATGGTCAATGTCGACTCCGACCTCGCGCGAGCGCATCCGGACTGGATCATGACCGCCCGCGACCGGCTGCCGATCGAAGCCCGCAATCAGCAGGTGCTCGACATGGCCAACCCGGATTGCTACGCGCACATCCGCGACGCGATGCTCACGCTGCTGGATGAGAACGACATCGCGTACCTGAAGTGGGACCACAACCGCGACCTCGTGGATGCCGGAACAGGGGCATCCCACACCCCGGGCGTGCACGGGCAGACCGAGGCGTATTACCGCCTCGTCGCCGAGCTGAAGGCGCACCAGCCTGGGCTGGAGATCGAGGCGTGCTCGTCGGGCGGCGGGCGCGTCGACCTCGGCGCGCTGGAGCACTCCGACCGGATCTGGGTCTCGGACAACAACGACCCAGTGGACCGCACCGAGATCAACCTGTGGACCAGCCAGCTGGTCGCGCCAGAGCTGATGGGCACGCACATCAGCTCGCAGGTCTCGCACACCACCGGCCGTGTCCACTCGCTGTCGTTCCGCTCCGCCACGGCGCTGTTCGGGCACCTCGGCATCGAGATCGATCTGCGGACGGCGGCGCCGGAGGAACTCGACGAGCTGCGCGCCTGGGTGGGTCTGCACCGCGAACTGCGCGACCTGCTGCACGGCGGCGACCTGGTGCGCCTCGACCATCCCGATCCGTCGATCGTGCTGCACGGCGTCGTCGCGCCCGACCAGTCGAGCGCCCTGTACTCGTTCACGTCGCTCGCCCGCTCGCCGCTCGCCAACAGCGGACGGGTGCGGCTGCCGGGGCTCGCGGCTGGTCGCCGCTATGCCGTGCGGCCGGAGTACTTCGGCGGGCCGGTGCCCGACAGCATCCTGCCGTCGTGGTGGGACGAAGGGGTCGAGCTCGACGGCGGGCTGCTTGGCACCGTCGGGCTGATGCCGCCGGCGCTGCCGCCGGAGCAGGCGGTGGTGCTGCGGGTGACCGCCATCGAGGCCTGACGGATCGAGGCCAGACGGGTCAGGGCGTCGACCAGTCGGCCTCTGTGACGTGCGGTGGGTGCGCGGCCGCGTCGTACACGCGCACCCAGTGCACGTCGACGGCGAGGAGCGCGAATCCGGCATCCAACGCCCTCGAACCGGGGAAGCGCTGGCTGTACGCCTCACCGAGCCGCCAGCGCTCCTCGTCCCGCGTCACGCGGGCGGTGCCCTCGAGCTGCACGGTGGTGTCCGCACCGGTCACGGCGACGGCGATCCGCGGATTCCGGGTGATGTTGCCGACCTTGCGCGAGTCGTCCTTGGCGTCGAACATCAGCACGCCGTCGTCGCCGGCGTGGATGCCGACGTATGCGGCCTGCGGCCCGCCGTCCTCTCCGACCGTGGCGACGACGCCCGATCCGCACACGCGGATGAAGTGCGCCACAGCGGCGCGGTCGACGGCATCGATGCTCATGTTCTGAAGGTACGCGCGCGCGGGGTCGGCCGCGACCCGGACTTCACGACGACGGAGCGGCAGGAAGTGGAGCTGCGCGTTCCCATGCGGCGGCGCCGCCGGGGACGACCCGGAACAGCGGATGCGCTGTCGGCGACGTCAGCGCCCACTCGGTGGCACGCTCCGGACTTCGAGCCTCGAGTTTGACTCCCAGATGCGCCCACTCCAGGGCGAGCTGTCCGTCGGTGACGGCGATCGTCCCGATCGCAGGGGCTGGGGCGATGATGCGAGTCCGGTCGAAACGGTATCCGCGGGCATCCGCCTCATCGGCGACTCCGGCCAGGTAGGCGCCGACGGCCGCAAGCGGATCGGCGGGGTCGCGGAACCTCTCCAGCTGCGGATGATGGGTGTACCCGCGCGTGCGTCCGGCCAGCACTGCCTGGGCGAGCAGCGCCTCCCGCCAGCACGCCACGAGTCCGGCACGATCCAGATGACGCGGATGCAGCGACCACAGCCTCACGGTGTCTGCGCCGTGTCGTCGTGTGCGTCGAGCGCGCGATCCTGCTGAGGTGTGCGTGACAGCTTCGACGGCCACCAGATCCGTCGGCCGATGTCGTAGGTGAGCGCGGGCACCAGCAGCGAGCGCACCACGAAGGTGTCCAGCAGCACGCCGAACGAGACGATGAACGCGATCTGCACGAGGAACAGGATCGGGATCACCGACAGTGCGGCGAACGTGGCCGCCAGCACGAGACCCGCCGAGGTGATCACACCCCCGGTGAGCGCGAGCCCGCGCAGGATGCCCTCTCTGGTGCCGTGCCGCTGCGATTCCTCTCGCACGCGAGTCATCAGGAAGATGTTGTAGTCGATGCCGAGCGCTACCAGGAAGACGAAGCCGTACAGCGGCACGGCGGGGTCGGCGCCGGGGAAGTCGAACACGCCGTTGAACACCAGGGCGGCGACACCGACCGCTGACCCGAACGACAGCACGGTGGTGAGGATCAGCAGCACCGGGGCGAGGATCGCTCGCAGCAGCAGCATGAGGATGAGCAGGATCACCACGAGGATGACCGGGATGATGAGGTTGCGGTCGTGGATCGACGCGATGTTCGTGTCGAGCGAGGTCGCGGTCACCCCTCCCACCAGCGCCTTCATCGGGTCGAGTTCGGCGCGCAGATCGATGACGGTCTGCTCCGCCGCGGCGGAATCGGCGGCAACCGTGAGGGTGCCCTGCAGCAGCACACGGCCGT from Microbacterium sp. H1-D42 carries:
- a CDS encoding pyrimidine dimer DNA glycosylase/endonuclease V; amino-acid sequence: MRLWSLHPRHLDRAGLVACWREALLAQAVLAGRTRGYTHHPQLERFRDPADPLAAVGAYLAGVADEADARGYRFDRTRIIAPAPAIGTIAVTDGQLALEWAHLGVKLEARSPERATEWALTSPTAHPLFRVVPGGAAAWERAAPLPAAPSS
- a CDS encoding alpha-galactosidase, with translation MSTATDFGLALHSGGVSLVLDFRGGHLPTVLHWGAAVGEITSDDLAALVSSRVPPLGASEPDEPVAASVLPEHTLGWQGRPGISGSRAGRAWSPEFLVDEVSIDGARLDGPSGIRNHGHGVVVVRAADAVTALGLEITIELTEAGVVRMRADLHNRADDEYQLDELLLCLPVPLQAEELLDFGGRWGRERAPQRHRVTQGTHRREGRRGRTGLDAATILSAGVPGFGFAAGEVWGVHTAWSGNHVHQLERMLSGIQLLGGGELLLPGEMRLAPDAHYRSPWVYGFYGDGLDAAARRAHRMLRARPQHPTRPRPITLNTWEAVYFDHDEKALTDLADLAADIGVERFVLDDGWFGARRGDTAGLGDWTVSKDAWPHGLGPLIQHVRGLGMEFGLWVEPEMVNVDSDLARAHPDWIMTARDRLPIEARNQQVLDMANPDCYAHIRDAMLTLLDENDIAYLKWDHNRDLVDAGTGASHTPGVHGQTEAYYRLVAELKAHQPGLEIEACSSGGGRVDLGALEHSDRIWVSDNNDPVDRTEINLWTSQLVAPELMGTHISSQVSHTTGRVHSLSFRSATALFGHLGIEIDLRTAAPEELDELRAWVGLHRELRDLLHGGDLVRLDHPDPSIVLHGVVAPDQSSALYSFTSLARSPLANSGRVRLPGLAAGRRYAVRPEYFGGPVPDSILPSWWDEGVELDGGLLGTVGLMPPALPPEQAVVLRVTAIEA
- a CDS encoding pyridoxamine 5'-phosphate oxidase family protein produces the protein MSIDAVDRAAVAHFIRVCGSGVVATVGEDGGPQAAYVGIHAGDDGVLMFDAKDDSRKVGNITRNPRIAVAVTGADTTVQLEGTARVTRDEERWRLGEAYSQRFPGSRALDAGFALLAVDVHWVRVYDAAAHPPHVTEADWSTP